The sequence GCTGGGATGCGGCGAGGTTCTGATCACGGACAGCGCCTGGGCAAAACTGACGGACGCCCAGAAGGGATTCATCGTGGAGGCCGGCAAACACGCCAGTGACTTCAACGCCAAACTTTCGGCTCAGATTGAGAACGAGTGCAAGGAAGATTTGAAGGCCAAAGGGGTCACGTTCGTCGAAGTGAAGGACCTGAAACCCTGGCAGGACGCCTGCAAGGACATTATCGTCCAGTTCTCCAAAGGCATGGAAAAAGAGTATCAGGCCATTCTCGACATGGCAAAATAGCCCGCGGGCCTGCGAGAGCCTCTGACAGACGGCGTGGAGCGGTGTGTTCCGCTCCGCGCCTTTTTTACAGGTAATAAAAGCAAATGACGAAAGCAAGTGACAAAGGCAAGTCACGAAAGGAGAAAACGCAGTGACGTCTCTCATTCAAAAAATCGACCGCGCGAAACCCTTTTTCGACGTCGCGCAGAAAATCGTCATGTTTCTCTGCAAGCTGCTGCTCATAGCCGACATCCTGATCACTTCGATGGCTGTGGCGGGGCGGTACGTCTCTTTCATTCCCGATCCGGCGTGGAGCGAGGAAATCGTGCTGACCTGCATGATCTACATGGCTGTCCTCAGCGCGGCGATGGCTCTCAGGCGCAACGCGCACATCCGCATGAGCGCGCTGGACAAATATCTGCCCGTAAGGCTGGTGCAGACGCTGGATGTGGCGGCCGACCTGGCCGTGATCGCGTTCGCCGTCATGATGCTCACGGTGGGATGGAAGTACTGCACCGGCCTGGGCAGCAAGGGCTTTTACACAAGCCTGCCCGCACTGTCGAAATTTTGGCTGTACTTTCCCATTCCCCTGGCCGGGGCCTGTATGCTAATCTTCGAGGCGGAGATTCTGTGCCGCCACATTGGGGCCTTTTTCATAAAGGAGGGGGACGGGAAATGAATCCTGAAAACATGGCTGTCCTGATTCTGCTGGGCACTTTTTTCCTCATGGTTCTGCTGCGCTTTCCCATCGCTTACGCGGTTGGCATTTCCTCCGCTCTGTGCCTGTTGTACATGGAAAAACCCGTCTCCGTCGTCTGTCAGCAGATGGTGAAGGGAGTCAATTCCTTCAGCCTGATGGCCGTTCCCTTCTTCATAACCATGGGGGTCCTCATGGGGTCGGGAGGCATTTCGGAAAAACTCATCGCCCTTGCGGATTCCCTCGTGGGCTGGATGCGCGGCGGCATGGCCATGGTGAACATCGTCGCCTCGTACTTCTTCGGGGGGATCTCCGGCTCGGCGGCGGCCGACACCGCGTCTTTGGGCTCCATTTTGATCCCTATGATGGTCGAACAGGGCTACGACGACGATTTTTCCACGGCGGTTACGATCACGTCCTCCTGTGAGGGGCTTTTGGTGCCGCCCAGCCACAACATGGTGATCTACGCCACCACGGCGGGGGGCATCTCGGTGGGCAGCCTGTTTCTTGCGGGCTACCTTCCAGGGGCGGTCCTGGCGATTTCGCTGATGATCGGGTCTTACATCATCTCGGTGAAACGCAATTATCCTAAAGGATCGAAATTCAATCTGAACACTTTTATAAAGCAGTTTTTCGCGTCCTTCTGGGCGCTGGCCGCGGTGGTTATCGTGGTTCTGGGCGTCGTGTTCGGGTGGTTCACCGCCACGGAGTCGGCGGCGATCGCCGTTATCTACAGCCTTTTTGTCAGCCTCTTCATCTATCGGGGTCTCGATCTGAAGGGCCTCTGGCGCGCTCTGGGGGACTGCGTGGAGACGCTCTCCATCGTGCTGATTCTGATCGCCACGTCCTGCGTCTTCGGCTACTGCCTCACCCTTCTGCACGTGCCGGAGCTGGCGGCGAAGGCGATTACCAGCGTCACGACGAATCGCGTTCTCCTGGCTTTGATGATCAACGGGATTCTGCTGTTGCTGGGCTGCATCATGGACATGGCCCCCATTATCCTGATCGCCACGCCGATTCTGCTTCCCCTGGCCACGTCGATCGGCATCCATCCCATTCAGTTCGGCATCATCATTGTGCTCAACTGCGGAATCGGCCTTCTGACGCCGCCGGTGGGGACCGTGCTGTTCATCGGCTCCGCCGTTTCCCACGTGCCGATGGAGCGGGTCGTCAAAGCGACGCTGCCCTTTTATTTCTGCATGATCATCGCGCTGCTTCTGGTCACGTTCATCCCGGAAATCAGCATGTTTTTACCCAATCTTTTGAGGTAAGGAGAACATCGTTTACTATGAAGCCATTTCTCGACGAA comes from Synergistaceae bacterium and encodes:
- a CDS encoding TRAP transporter small permease; protein product: MTSLIQKIDRAKPFFDVAQKIVMFLCKLLLIADILITSMAVAGRYVSFIPDPAWSEEIVLTCMIYMAVLSAAMALRRNAHIRMSALDKYLPVRLVQTLDVAADLAVIAFAVMMLTVGWKYCTGLGSKGFYTSLPALSKFWLYFPIPLAGACMLIFEAEILCRHIGAFFIKEGDGK
- a CDS encoding TRAP transporter large permease; translated protein: MNPENMAVLILLGTFFLMVLLRFPIAYAVGISSALCLLYMEKPVSVVCQQMVKGVNSFSLMAVPFFITMGVLMGSGGISEKLIALADSLVGWMRGGMAMVNIVASYFFGGISGSAAADTASLGSILIPMMVEQGYDDDFSTAVTITSSCEGLLVPPSHNMVIYATTAGGISVGSLFLAGYLPGAVLAISLMIGSYIISVKRNYPKGSKFNLNTFIKQFFASFWALAAVVIVVLGVVFGWFTATESAAIAVIYSLFVSLFIYRGLDLKGLWRALGDCVETLSIVLILIATSCVFGYCLTLLHVPELAAKAITSVTTNRVLLALMINGILLLLGCIMDMAPIILIATPILLPLATSIGIHPIQFGIIIVLNCGIGLLTPPVGTVLFIGSAVSHVPMERVVKATLPFYFCMIIALLLVTFIPEISMFLPNLLR